Proteins found in one Choloepus didactylus isolate mChoDid1 chromosome 3, mChoDid1.pri, whole genome shotgun sequence genomic segment:
- the LOC119529596 gene encoding placenta-specific gene 8 protein-like, with protein sequence MNPVVSQPTYGTAGATVSDWQTGVFDCFDNLGVCLCGFFFPLCLSCQIASDMNEFCLCGASVAMRTLYRTRYGIPGSICGDFMMLGCCPLCTLCQLKRDIEKRKAMNTL encoded by the exons ATGAATCCAGTCGTTTCGCAACCAACATACGGTACAGCAGGTGCAACAGTTAGTGACTGGCAAACTGGGGTGTTTGACTGCTTTGACAACCTGGGAGTTT GTCTCTGTGGGTTTTTCTTTCCCCTGTGCCTCTCATGTCAAATTGCCTCTGACATGAATGAATTCTGCCTGTGTGGAGCAAGTGTCGCCATGAGGACCTTGTATCGGACCCGATACGGCATCCCG GGATCTATCTGCGGTGATTTCATGATGCTGGGATGTTGCCCTTTATGCACCCTTTGCCAACTTAAGCGAgatattgaaaaaagaaaagcaatgaataCTTTATAA